In Candidatus Chlorohelix allophototropha, one DNA window encodes the following:
- a CDS encoding PaaI family thioesterase — MNDLDSGEVSRQPASDFCFVCGRNNPAGLRLDFYNNKTQVWTEFTPSEYYQSWPGILHGGIITTVLDETISRVAFLYDKWVSTGKLEVKFRKPTPLGQKLRISGELVRDAGRAMEMRGRIQVVETGEVTAEASGLFVRLPDATRHEIIKSVGGDFAEWEEWLAKNRQ; from the coding sequence ATGAATGACCTAGATTCCGGCGAAGTTTCGCGTCAACCCGCTTCGGATTTCTGCTTTGTGTGTGGTAGAAATAACCCTGCCGGGTTGCGGCTGGATTTCTACAATAACAAAACGCAGGTCTGGACTGAATTTACGCCCTCGGAATACTACCAGAGTTGGCCCGGTATCTTACATGGTGGCATCATCACCACCGTTTTAGATGAAACCATATCCCGCGTGGCTTTTCTCTATGATAAGTGGGTTTCAACCGGAAAGCTCGAAGTAAAATTCCGTAAGCCGACTCCTTTAGGTCAAAAATTGCGTATCAGCGGCGAATTAGTGCGCGATGCCGGACGGGCAATGGAAATGCGCGGACGAATCCAAGTCGTTGAAACAGGCGAAGTTACCGCCGAAGCAAGCGGCTTATTCGTGCGTTTACCCGATGCAACCCGCCACGAAATTATCAAATCGGTGGGCGGAGATTTCGCCGAATGGGAAGAGTGGCTGGCAAAAAACAGGCAGTGA
- a CDS encoding DMT family transporter → MKAKDLGMLLVLATLWGGSFLFMRVAAPELGPVLLIELRVLIAGLLLLAYARLTRFDLEIRKYWKPYLVIGLLNSALPFTLIATAELHLTAGFAAILNASTPLFGALVAAAWLKEPISGKKGVGLALGLAGVMIVMGWSPFTLDTILVLSILSSLFAATSYGLASVYTKIATKGVRPLALSTCSQLSAALFLLPIAPFTMPNHFPSLTVVLAVTALAVFSTAFAFLLYFRLIANIGPTRTLTVTFLAPVFGVIWGVLLLNEPLSLSTLLGFAVVLSGVGLVVGLKIPLLGGNAGRKSDAAMLPK, encoded by the coding sequence GTGAAAGCTAAAGACCTTGGAATGTTATTAGTATTGGCAACCCTGTGGGGCGGCTCTTTTCTGTTTATGCGAGTAGCCGCGCCTGAACTGGGTCCGGTGCTGCTTATAGAACTGCGGGTATTGATTGCGGGGCTGTTGCTTTTGGCATACGCTCGCCTCACCCGCTTTGATTTGGAAATCCGAAAGTATTGGAAACCCTATCTGGTTATCGGGCTGCTGAATTCCGCCCTACCTTTCACCTTGATAGCCACCGCCGAATTGCATTTGACCGCCGGATTCGCCGCGATTCTCAACGCTTCCACTCCTCTTTTCGGCGCACTTGTCGCCGCCGCTTGGCTGAAAGAGCCGATTTCGGGCAAAAAAGGGGTGGGGCTGGCGCTTGGGTTAGCGGGCGTTATGATTGTCATGGGCTGGAGTCCCTTCACCCTTGATACAATCTTGGTGCTATCCATTCTTTCCTCGCTATTCGCTGCCACTTCATACGGACTGGCAAGCGTTTACACCAAAATAGCCACCAAAGGCGTGCGCCCGCTGGCATTATCCACTTGCAGTCAGCTATCCGCCGCTCTTTTCCTGTTGCCGATTGCGCCCTTTACGATGCCCAATCACTTTCCTTCGCTAACGGTAGTGCTAGCAGTAACCGCGCTGGCGGTATTTTCAACCGCCTTTGCTTTTCTGCTCTACTTCCGCCTCATTGCGAATATCGGTCCTACGCGCACCCTTACCGTAACCTTCCTCGCTCCGGTTTTTGGCGTAATTTGGGGGGTATTGCTGCTAAACGAACCGCTTAGCCTAAGCACTTTGCTAGGTTTTGCGGTGGTGCTGTCAGGGGTTGGCTTGGTGGTAGGGCTTAAAATCCCCTTGTTGGGTGGCAATGCCGGACGCAAATCTGATGCAGCGATGTTGCCAAAATAA
- a CDS encoding threonine aldolase family protein produces the protein MNTPKARELRAQCTRYLTGHKPLNQREWLLRLAESPYATLRPDMYNDGPAMEILEKEVAELLGKPAAIFLPKGVTAQLAALKVWTQRSRINTVAVHPKSHIDSNELNAIERYMGISLLRVGTDYQPYTLPDLEKLNEPIGAIVVELPLRNAGYKLPTWDELTAISGWAHERQIPLHFDGARLWESAYYYGRTCAEISALADSVYVSFYKGLGGMAGCVLAGAPDFIAEAKVWRTRLGGNIWTVFPFVLSALEGLHHHLPRMAEYCGRAREIAALLSQIAGLRIAPEPPHTNAFQLFLPAPLSALETAVLQLAETERTWLFGFFLESAIPGYTVTEFTVGEATLEWSDAEIVASVTRLLELAKMR, from the coding sequence ATGAATACTCCTAAAGCTCGTGAGTTACGCGCCCAATGTACGCGCTATCTCACCGGACATAAACCGCTCAACCAGCGCGAATGGTTACTCAGGCTGGCAGAATCGCCTTACGCAACGCTGCGCCCCGACATGTATAATGACGGACCTGCCATGGAAATATTGGAAAAAGAGGTGGCGGAACTATTGGGCAAGCCCGCCGCTATTTTCTTGCCGAAGGGTGTCACCGCGCAATTGGCTGCCTTGAAGGTGTGGACGCAACGTTCGCGCATCAACACGGTAGCAGTGCATCCCAAAAGTCACATTGATTCGAACGAACTAAACGCGATTGAACGCTATATGGGCATAAGTTTATTGCGAGTAGGCACGGATTATCAGCCCTACACCCTGCCCGATCTTGAGAAGTTGAACGAACCGATTGGGGCAATTGTGGTTGAGCTACCGCTGCGTAACGCCGGGTACAAGTTGCCCACTTGGGACGAACTGACGGCAATTTCGGGTTGGGCGCACGAACGGCAAATCCCGCTCCATTTTGACGGGGCGCGCTTGTGGGAATCGGCTTATTACTACGGGCGCACCTGCGCCGAAATAAGCGCGTTGGCAGACTCGGTGTACGTTTCTTTTTACAAGGGCTTGGGCGGAATGGCGGGTTGTGTGCTGGCAGGCGCGCCCGATTTCATTGCCGAGGCGAAGGTGTGGCGCACCCGTTTGGGCGGCAATATCTGGACGGTCTTTCCGTTCGTTTTGTCCGCGTTGGAAGGTTTACACCACCACTTGCCGCGCATGGCTGAATATTGCGGACGCGCCCGTGAAATTGCGGCGTTGTTGTCGCAAATAGCGGGGTTGCGAATTGCGCCGGAACCGCCCCACACCAATGCTTTTCAGCTATTTTTGCCCGCGCCGTTGTCTGCGCTGGAAACTGCCGTGCTACAGCTTGCCGAAACCGAGCGCACATGGCTGTTCGGCTTCTTTCTGGAAAGCGCCATTCCCGGCTATACAGTGACAGAATTTACAGTGGGCGAGGCAACGCTGGAATGGAGCGATGCGGAGATAGTGGCAAGCGTGACGCGCTTGCTCGAACTTGCCAAAATGCGCTAG
- a CDS encoding NUDIX hydrolase: MENWKTIAREKVLERGKFLTVEDHTVELPDGRTIPQWPWVITPDFVNVLAVTEDGQFLCFRQTKYAVEGITLATVGGYIEPGEDPLLAAKRELLEEMGYESRDWVSLGKYIVDGNRGAGSAHLYLARNARFSGKAESDDLEELELIYLNREEIADALVSGEFKLLSWSLTVSLSLNHV, encoded by the coding sequence GTGGAAAACTGGAAAACTATCGCACGCGAAAAGGTGCTGGAACGCGGTAAGTTTCTGACGGTGGAAGATCATACCGTAGAACTGCCCGATGGGCGCACCATCCCCCAATGGCCGTGGGTAATCACGCCCGATTTTGTGAACGTGCTGGCGGTGACCGAAGATGGGCAATTTCTGTGCTTCCGTCAGACCAAATACGCGGTTGAGGGGATTACGCTGGCAACGGTGGGCGGTTACATCGAACCGGGCGAAGACCCTTTGCTGGCTGCCAAGCGCGAATTGCTGGAAGAGATGGGCTACGAATCGCGCGATTGGGTTTCGTTGGGTAAATATATCGTGGACGGCAATCGCGGCGCGGGTAGTGCGCATCTTTATTTGGCGCGCAACGCCCGTTTTTCGGGTAAAGCCGAAAGCGATGACCTCGAAGAGCTTGAATTGATTTATCTCAACCGCGAAGAAATAGCCGATGCGTTGGTTTCCGGCGAGTTCAAGCTGCTAAGTTGGTCGCTTACCGTCTCGCTCTCACTCAACCACGTTTAA
- a CDS encoding DUF512 domain-containing protein — MDISNHHSGKKSQRDKIIAVAADSVAERAGIRAGDRLLAINGKPVRDMIDYQFGAVDARARLTLVRDGENGKSIRLEVRLKNREGEPLGLEFAEPTFDGIRVCNNDCPFCFVYRTPKGFRPGLYIKDDDYRYSFMYGGFVTLTNLKEEDWQRIFEQRLTPLYVSVHSTELAMRRRLLGNSTAPDILEQIRRLGEGGIQVHTQVVIVPTVNDGAHLEKTIADLAKLYPTVQTIAVVPVGLAGGDGYEGDRRRSFRAHGRGFENTASLPMRTYRPDEAEKVIALAHAYQKRFKKEKGVALLYLSDEFYLLCGQEVPGRAHYEDFEQIENGVGLVRRFLEDWKKTEKKLPAALSQPLNATLVTARLITPTFQAIIERLNRVEGLRLNLLTVQNPELGATITVAGLLSGRDVREALLEFARSGHEVGELVFLPQVMLDKKGFGARFLDDLTPSDIAQATGREVVTASYMSEVWESIRAHVSKVVPI; from the coding sequence TTGGATATATCGAATCATCACTCTGGCAAAAAAAGCCAAAGAGATAAAATAATCGCGGTTGCTGCCGACTCGGTGGCGGAACGCGCCGGAATAAGAGCGGGTGACCGCTTGTTGGCGATAAACGGCAAGCCCGTACGCGATATGATTGACTATCAGTTTGGAGCGGTGGATGCACGCGCTCGCCTGACTCTTGTGCGGGATGGCGAGAACGGCAAATCTATCCGGCTTGAGGTGCGCTTGAAAAACCGCGAAGGTGAACCGCTTGGTCTGGAATTTGCCGAACCAACCTTTGACGGTATTCGCGTCTGCAATAACGATTGCCCCTTCTGCTTTGTGTACCGCACTCCTAAAGGGTTTCGCCCCGGTCTTTATATAAAAGATGATGACTACCGTTATTCCTTTATGTATGGCGGTTTCGTGACCTTAACCAATCTCAAAGAGGAAGACTGGCAGCGGATTTTTGAGCAGCGTTTAACGCCCTTGTATGTTTCGGTGCATAGCACTGAGCTTGCGATGCGCCGCCGTTTGTTGGGCAATTCCACTGCGCCGGATATTCTGGAACAAATCAGACGCTTGGGCGAGGGTGGTATTCAGGTTCATACGCAAGTGGTGATTGTGCCAACCGTGAATGATGGGGCGCATCTGGAAAAGACCATTGCCGATTTGGCGAAGCTCTACCCTACGGTTCAGACGATTGCGGTTGTCCCGGTGGGTTTGGCGGGTGGCGATGGCTATGAAGGTGATCGGCGGCGCAGCTTTCGGGCGCATGGGCGCGGCTTTGAAAATACCGCCAGCCTGCCGATGCGGACTTATCGCCCGGATGAAGCCGAAAAAGTAATTGCGCTGGCGCACGCTTACCAGAAGCGATTCAAGAAAGAAAAAGGCGTTGCGCTGCTCTATCTTTCCGATGAGTTTTACCTGTTGTGTGGGCAAGAAGTGCCGGGACGCGCCCACTACGAGGATTTCGAGCAAATCGAGAACGGGGTCGGCTTGGTGCGCCGCTTCCTAGAGGATTGGAAGAAAACCGAAAAGAAATTACCCGCCGCTCTTTCGCAGCCGCTTAACGCTACGCTGGTGACGGCGCGCCTAATTACCCCCACTTTTCAAGCAATCATCGAGCGGTTAAATCGGGTTGAGGGCTTGCGGCTTAATCTGCTGACGGTGCAAAACCCTGAGCTTGGCGCAACCATTACGGTGGCGGGTTTGCTGAGCGGGCGCGATGTGCGCGAGGCTTTGCTGGAGTTTGCGCGTAGTGGGCATGAGGTCGGCGAATTGGTGTTCTTGCCACAGGTTATGTTGGATAAAAAAGGCTTTGGCGCGCGCTTTCTCGATGACCTTACTCCCTCCGACATCGCGCAGGCAACCGGGCGTGAAGTGGTTACGGCGAGTTACATGAGCGAGGTTTGGGAATCCATCCGCGCTCACGTTTCAAAGGTTGTACCGATTTAG
- a CDS encoding C39 family peptidase codes for MKRIFILLGIALFLSIIPATSVAAASSPWISSVGCPSSADQWQSFNCNPSISGTVTSRSWSAPGGSPSSGSGSSFSTSFNSTGTKTITLRACNGSLCMSKALNVTIYSLNWSVSLSASKTNPQANESVTLTANVNYDVGPTAYGTQIYNASNGAVVVNCSSGRSCSAQVSASGVGYAYRARIGMFNGSATQTTSNTVTINWSAPPPTLNALGCPTSASQGQSFSCNPSTSGNITSRAWSASGGNPSSGSGSSFTTNFNSSGTKTISLTVCNGSVCINRSQSVTINYSSQTKTLTTVPYVNQITAQGKLVNGLWYLCGPSSTAMILGYYGKSSNPTYDAGNSLKSIYDTTNGTRWDLMSKALRDRGVQNSGALGTLTFDQIVAEIDANHPVIYGVWYSGGGHVSVIVGYDKTDKTIIVNDPFGAWGWWSNSSLINTLTVNKGKNQKYYYDRLLNGSAGARFGNMMKTWM; via the coding sequence ATGAAACGCATTTTTATACTTCTAGGGATTGCCCTGTTTCTAAGTATAATTCCAGCAACCTCAGTAGCGGCTGCCTCCTCCCCATGGATTAGCTCAGTCGGTTGCCCGAGTTCAGCAGATCAATGGCAGTCATTCAACTGCAATCCCTCAATCAGTGGTACGGTCACTTCGCGCTCATGGTCAGCGCCGGGTGGTTCTCCTTCCAGCGGATCAGGCTCAAGCTTCTCCACTAGCTTTAACTCAACAGGCACTAAAACAATTACGCTACGGGCTTGTAACGGCTCTCTTTGTATGAGCAAGGCTCTGAATGTTACTATCTATTCACTAAACTGGTCTGTGAGCCTATCAGCCAGCAAAACCAATCCGCAAGCTAACGAGTCGGTTACCCTCACTGCCAATGTCAATTATGATGTTGGTCCAACAGCCTATGGTACTCAAATCTATAATGCAAGCAATGGCGCAGTAGTGGTGAACTGTTCTTCAGGACGTAGTTGCTCTGCTCAAGTTTCAGCCTCTGGCGTTGGCTACGCTTACCGTGCCCGTATTGGTATGTTCAATGGTTCTGCCACTCAAACTACCTCTAATACGGTTACTATAAATTGGTCTGCCCCACCACCGACGCTTAATGCTCTTGGTTGTCCTACTTCAGCCAGTCAGGGACAATCTTTCAGTTGTAATCCTTCCACCAGCGGTAATATCACTTCTCGCGCATGGTCAGCGTCAGGGGGGAATCCTTCCAGTGGTTCAGGCTCAAGCTTCACTACCAACTTTAACTCCTCTGGTACAAAGACGATTTCTCTAACAGTTTGCAACGGCTCTGTGTGTATCAACAGATCTCAGTCGGTGACAATAAATTATTCAAGTCAAACCAAAACCCTAACAACTGTTCCTTATGTCAACCAAATAACTGCACAAGGGAAGCTTGTTAATGGCTTATGGTATCTTTGCGGACCTTCCAGCACCGCTATGATACTCGGTTACTATGGTAAGAGTAGCAATCCGACCTACGATGCCGGTAATTCCCTGAAAAGTATCTATGACACCACTAATGGAACTAGATGGGATCTAATGTCTAAAGCTCTTAGGGATCGGGGGGTACAGAACAGCGGTGCACTTGGAACGCTAACCTTCGATCAAATCGTGGCTGAAATTGATGCCAACCACCCTGTCATCTATGGGGTTTGGTATAGTGGTGGTGGTCATGTTTCAGTAATTGTCGGCTACGACAAAACTGATAAAACCATCATTGTTAACGACCCATTTGGCGCTTGGGGTTGGTGGAGTAATAGCAGCTTAATCAATACCCTCACGGTGAATAAAGGCAAAAACCAGAAGTATTACTATGACAGGCTTTTGAATGGTTCAGCCGGAGCCCGCTTTGGCAATATGATGAAAACTTGGATGTAA
- a CDS encoding 1-deoxy-D-xylulose-5-phosphate reductoisomerase, whose product MTKRIALLGCTGSIGQQTLDVISCHPEKFQITSIAASRISDTLKQQVATYKPKRVGIGGQTEEPFEVSGYEPRPDVVYGNEGLVQLALDPEVDIVVVATSGQHGFAPTLAALKAGKQVALANKEVLVMAGELVTEQAHKSGIQLRPIDSEHSAIWQSLSGEGLANEHGEENWSQANDKVRRLILTASGGPFRSFTKEQMANVTVEQAMKHPNWNMGPKITIDSATLFNKGLEVIEAHWLFGLPYDKVDVVVHSQSIIHSMVEFVDGSVKAQLGTPDMRLPIQYALGYPERLANDYPRLDFTKLRELNFELPDTERFPALRLAYEAGRRGGTYPTVLAAADEEAVRLFHERKITYLGIADLVERTLDAHNPVAHPTLEDIAEADRWARHFASNFSSRGSAASIG is encoded by the coding sequence ATGACCAAGCGAATTGCGCTATTAGGCTGTACAGGGTCGATCGGTCAACAGACTCTCGATGTAATAAGTTGCCATCCTGAGAAATTCCAGATAACCAGTATTGCTGCAAGCCGAATAAGTGATACCCTGAAACAGCAAGTAGCCACTTATAAGCCCAAACGGGTCGGTATCGGTGGGCAGACCGAAGAACCTTTTGAGGTGAGCGGCTATGAACCGCGCCCCGATGTAGTGTATGGCAATGAAGGGCTGGTGCAACTGGCGCTTGATCCCGAAGTTGATATTGTGGTGGTCGCTACCAGCGGGCAGCATGGTTTTGCCCCTACCCTTGCCGCGTTAAAAGCGGGTAAGCAAGTCGCGCTGGCGAATAAAGAAGTGCTGGTAATGGCGGGAGAATTGGTGACGGAACAGGCGCACAAGAGCGGTATTCAGCTTCGCCCCATTGATAGCGAGCATAGCGCCATCTGGCAATCGCTGTCGGGCGAAGGGCTTGCCAACGAACATGGCGAGGAAAATTGGTCACAGGCGAACGATAAAGTGCGCCGCCTCATCCTGACCGCTTCGGGCGGACCTTTCCGCTCTTTCACAAAAGAACAAATGGCGAATGTCACGGTTGAGCAAGCTATGAAGCACCCCAACTGGAATATGGGTCCTAAAATTACGATAGATTCGGCGACACTTTTTAACAAAGGTTTGGAAGTAATCGAGGCGCATTGGCTCTTTGGCTTGCCCTATGACAAAGTAGATGTGGTGGTTCACTCACAGAGCATCATCCACAGCATGGTCGAGTTCGTGGATGGCTCGGTGAAGGCGCAATTAGGCACGCCCGATATGCGTTTGCCGATTCAATATGCCTTGGGCTATCCCGAACGCCTTGCCAACGATTACCCCCGCCTTGATTTTACAAAGTTGCGCGAGTTGAATTTTGAATTGCCCGACACCGAGCGTTTCCCCGCGTTGCGTCTTGCTTACGAAGCCGGACGGCGCGGCGGCACTTATCCTACCGTGTTGGCGGCAGCAGATGAGGAAGCGGTGCGCTTGTTCCATGAGCGCAAAATCACTTATCTGGGCATTGCCGATTTGGTAGAGCGCACCCTTGACGCGCATAACCCTGTAGCGCATCCCACCCTTGAAGATATTGCCGAAGCCGATCGGTGGGCGCGCCATTTTGCAAGTAATTTCAGTAGTCGTGGTTCCGCCGCCTCAATCGGGTAG
- a CDS encoding site-2 protease family protein: MNWLWFIPVLLVMVIIHEFGHFITARMFGMKVHEFGIGFPPKIWSKKTKDGMEWSINALPIGGFVRIEGENGDSDDPNSFGKKPTWQRAIVLCAGPFMNLVLAFAIYLILAGGGKDVPAGPVAISKVEPGSPAATAGLLAGDIILKVNSTEVNNTRDVSIETRLNRSQPIVFTLKRGNQIVSTTIKGRTNPPDGEGTIGVQMGYVFDSLRLAIDAPAYDLKAGDVLTMIDGKPLATNLDLLNYTRDVDKSTVEATVQRVTNGKTETLTRTLAVKLYVNYVYTESDASRQKLPVDAQIIALNDQKVNTATEYIKIMTANQGQDVKISYIDPKSKAEKAITIIANYTDTSGVNNRSPRPSTIIDGLPISQMRHVPLNPLEWVGEAWGQTTYAIGLIPRSFEGVFNGSIGLESFAGPVGMAQITDQIVDTGGFMAMISLMALLSVNLGIVNILPLPALDGGRLIFVLIEMVSRRRVPPDKEGMVHLVGMVALLSLMLVFTWNDIARLITGAGFS, translated from the coding sequence ATGAACTGGCTCTGGTTTATTCCTGTTCTTCTGGTAATGGTTATTATTCACGAATTCGGGCATTTCATCACCGCCCGGATGTTCGGGATGAAAGTACATGAATTTGGGATTGGCTTTCCGCCCAAAATTTGGTCTAAAAAGACTAAAGACGGGATGGAATGGTCGATAAACGCGCTCCCTATCGGCGGTTTTGTCCGAATCGAGGGCGAAAACGGCGATAGTGACGACCCCAACAGCTTTGGCAAAAAGCCCACATGGCAACGCGCGATAGTGCTTTGCGCCGGGCCTTTTATGAATCTGGTGCTGGCGTTCGCTATATATCTGATACTGGCGGGTGGCGGCAAGGATGTTCCCGCCGGACCGGTTGCCATTTCCAAAGTTGAACCCGGCTCTCCGGCGGCAACCGCCGGGCTGTTGGCGGGGGATATTATCCTGAAGGTAAATTCTACCGAAGTTAATAATACCCGTGATGTGTCTATCGAGACGCGCTTAAATCGCAGCCAGCCGATTGTTTTCACGCTCAAACGTGGCAATCAAATCGTTAGCACTACTATTAAAGGACGCACCAACCCTCCCGATGGTGAAGGTACAATCGGGGTGCAGATGGGCTATGTGTTCGACTCGCTAAGGCTTGCGATAGACGCGCCAGCCTATGATTTGAAGGCGGGCGATGTGCTGACCATGATTGACGGTAAGCCCCTTGCCACTAATCTGGATTTGCTGAATTACACCCGCGATGTGGATAAAAGTACGGTTGAAGCTACCGTGCAGCGGGTTACCAACGGCAAAACCGAGACTCTAACCCGCACTTTGGCAGTCAAGTTATACGTGAACTACGTATATACTGAATCGGATGCCTCGCGCCAGAAATTGCCCGTTGATGCTCAAATCATTGCGCTGAACGATCAGAAGGTCAATACTGCGACCGAATACATAAAAATAATGACCGCCAATCAAGGGCAAGATGTAAAAATCAGCTACATTGACCCCAAGAGCAAGGCGGAAAAAGCGATTACCATCATCGCGAATTATACCGATACCAGCGGCGTAAATAATCGTTCGCCGCGTCCTTCTACCATTATAGATGGCTTGCCGATTAGCCAGATGCGGCATGTTCCGCTCAATCCTCTGGAGTGGGTGGGCGAAGCGTGGGGACAAACCACCTACGCCATTGGCTTGATTCCGCGTAGCTTCGAAGGGGTTTTCAACGGCTCTATCGGTTTGGAGAGCTTTGCCGGACCGGTGGGCATGGCGCAAATAACCGACCAGATTGTTGATACGGGCGGTTTCATGGCAATGATTTCGCTGATGGCGTTGCTATCGGTGAACTTGGGCATTGTGAACATCCTGCCTTTACCCGCGCTGGATGGCGGACGGCTCATTTTCGTGCTGATAGAGATGGTTTCGCGCCGCCGGGTGCCGCCCGATAAAGAAGGCATGGTGCATCTGGTAGGGATGGTGGCGTTGCTATCACTCATGCTGGTCTTTACTTGGAACGATATTGCTCGTCTGATTACCGGGGCTGGTTTCAGCTAG
- a CDS encoding PSP1 domain-containing protein, which produces MTIQDIQNQNKDTFRTVAVRFKPNGKLQYFDPGELELKPDDWVVIEVGRNTEMARVVLPPRSITASQLAEPLKPILRIANEDDVNRQLSYRARNKESLVKCAERVKVFLIPMRLVECEWNYDGSKVTFFFTADTRVDFRQLVRDLASIFRTRIELRQIGVRDKAKLVGGVGKCGETLCCSTWASEFPPVSIKTAKDQDLPLNPSKITGVCGRLLCCLSYEHPMYEKMKENMPKVGDRVCGAQGSGAVVGRNILKQTVTVTFDNGAFSELPHRELTIEEKEQSTLVGGYDADTDTVFEVEDPEDLQFLKED; this is translated from the coding sequence ATGACAATTCAAGATATACAAAATCAAAATAAAGATACTTTCCGCACGGTAGCGGTGCGCTTCAAGCCTAACGGTAAACTCCAATACTTCGACCCCGGAGAGCTTGAATTAAAACCCGATGATTGGGTGGTAATTGAGGTTGGGCGCAATACTGAAATGGCGCGAGTAGTTTTGCCGCCGCGCAGTATCACTGCCAGCCAACTCGCCGAACCGCTCAAGCCCATTCTGCGCATTGCCAACGAGGACGATGTAAATCGACAACTCAGCTATCGCGCCCGCAACAAAGAATCGCTGGTGAAATGCGCCGAGCGGGTTAAGGTTTTCCTCATTCCGATGCGCTTGGTAGAGTGTGAGTGGAACTACGATGGCAGCAAGGTAACTTTCTTTTTTACCGCCGACACGCGGGTGGATTTTCGCCAACTGGTGCGTGACCTTGCCAGCATTTTCCGCACTCGCATTGAGTTAAGACAAATCGGGGTGCGCGATAAAGCCAAACTGGTGGGGGGCGTGGGTAAATGCGGTGAAACGCTGTGCTGCTCTACTTGGGCATCAGAATTTCCTCCGGTTTCGATTAAAACTGCCAAAGATCAAGATTTGCCGCTCAATCCCTCGAAAATAACCGGGGTATGCGGTCGTTTGTTATGCTGCCTCAGCTACGAACACCCCATGTACGAAAAAATGAAAGAGAATATGCCAAAAGTGGGCGATCGGGTGTGCGGGGCGCAGGGTAGCGGCGCGGTAGTAGGGCGCAACATTCTCAAGCAAACGGTAACCGTAACCTTTGATAATGGGGCTTTTAGCGAATTACCCCATCGAGAACTGACCATCGAAGAAAAAGAGCAATCCACCTTGGTGGGCGGATACGATGCCGATACCGATACCGTTTTCGAGGTAGAAGACCCCGAAGATTTGCAATTCCTCAAGGAAGATTAA
- the holB gene encoding DNA polymerase III subunit delta', translating to MIGHGWAVSFLQNCIDTEKVTHAYLLRGPAGVGKFRLALDFALALGCENPPAKKYGLRYCGECRPCRLIEENKHSDVTVLGLEWQTRSEGVKEGNAGQNLKIDSVRYISHEVSRPPHEIGWRVIIIRDAETMQTAAANAFLKTLEEPPDRAVLILLADSDRPMLPTIVSRCQIIELRPVPREEIARSLLSEGASKNEAHMLAALSAGRPGWALEEYRDTTKQRINDRDEALMHLEELLPADRVKRLSFADTLTARWQSGGNKRTSVLVMLNIWLGWWRDLALVRQNLPAHISNVDKLDTLKEQAGRFSPIQIKDMLLGITHAQAELEANVMPRLALGDLFINKLPKA from the coding sequence ATGATTGGACACGGCTGGGCAGTTAGTTTTCTGCAAAATTGCATAGACACCGAAAAAGTTACCCACGCTTACCTGTTACGAGGTCCGGCGGGAGTCGGCAAGTTTAGGTTGGCGTTGGATTTTGCCCTCGCGCTCGGTTGCGAAAACCCTCCTGCAAAAAAATATGGCTTGCGCTATTGCGGCGAGTGTCGCCCCTGTCGCCTCATCGAAGAAAACAAACACTCTGACGTTACAGTATTAGGGCTGGAATGGCAAACCCGCAGCGAGGGAGTCAAAGAGGGTAACGCCGGGCAAAACCTAAAAATAGACTCGGTGCGCTATATCAGCCATGAAGTTAGTCGCCCCCCCCATGAAATAGGCTGGCGCGTCATCATCATCCGCGATGCCGAAACAATGCAAACCGCTGCCGCCAACGCTTTCCTCAAAACGCTAGAAGAACCGCCCGACCGCGCCGTTTTGATTTTGCTGGCGGATAGTGATCGCCCAATGCTCCCAACTATCGTAAGCCGTTGCCAAATAATCGAGTTGCGACCTGTGCCACGCGAGGAAATTGCCCGGTCATTACTTAGCGAAGGGGCAAGCAAAAATGAGGCGCATATGCTCGCGGCGTTGTCTGCCGGAAGACCCGGTTGGGCGTTGGAGGAGTATCGCGACACTACCAAACAGCGCATCAATGACCGCGATGAAGCCTTGATGCACCTTGAAGAATTGCTACCTGCCGACCGGGTTAAACGGCTGTCCTTTGCCGATACGCTTACCGCGCGTTGGCAAAGCGGCGGCAATAAGCGCACCTCGGTGCTGGTCATGTTAAATATTTGGTTGGGTTGGTGGCGAGATTTGGCGTTGGTGCGCCAGAATCTACCTGCGCATATTTCTAATGTAGATAAGCTGGATACCTTAAAAGAGCAAGCCGGGCGTTTTTCGCCCATTCAAATAAAAGATATGCTTTTAGGTATCACCCACGCGCAGGCAGAACTCGAAGCGAATGTGATGCCGCGCCTTGCGTTAGGCGATTTGTTCATCAATAAATTGCCAAAGGCATAA